The nucleotide sequence GTGCCGCGTCAACACCGGCTGCAGCCTGGATGCCCCCATCTCGACTGCCTTCTGCACCATGTAGTCGAGCCGCGCGTGCTTCAGCGGCGCAAAGACATAGGCGATGTCAGGCAGGCGATCTTGCGGCCGCGTCCGCGCGACGATCGTCAGGCCGTCGGGCCGCTTGCGGCCCTCGATCTCCGCCTGCCATTCGCCGTCGCGGCCGTTGAACACCAGGATGTTTTCGCCGGCCGAGAGCCGCAGCACGTTGCCGAGGTAATTGCTCTGGTTGCGCTCCAGCGCGATCTTCCCGCCCTCTTGCAAAGGGGCGTCGACGAACAGGCGAGGGGCGCGAAAGTCGAATTCGGGCATGGGAATGTTCCGTTTCCCGGCGCTTTTAGCCCAAAGCGCTAGAATCCGGAGCTATTTTTAGCTTTCGACGCGGCCCTACGCCGCGCTGCTGCCCCAATCAACGGGTTGTTAAGCGTCGGCAGGAATCGTAAAAAGCCCGTCGCAAATCTGCGTCGTTCGGAAGACGTTGGGGCTGCCTGACCTTGCCGGAGAACAAACCCTTGATGATCCGCCGCCTGATTGTGCCGCTGACCGCTGCCATCGTGACCGTTCACGCCGGGCATGTGTTTGCGCAAGGTGCGTTTCCGGCGCCATTGCCCAACCAGAGCGCGGCACCCTCGAATGCCTCGCCGTTTCCGCCGGTGAATGGCGCCGCGCCATCAGCCTCGGTCGGCGCGCCGTCGCCGTTCCCATCGCAAGGTGCCGCCCCGGTCTCCCGCGGATTCAGCGGGCCGCCGCCCCAGGCCAGTGGCTCGGCAGACGACTGCATGAAGGGTTTCGTTCCCTTGCGCGAGGAAGCCGAGCGGCGCGGCAAGATGATCAAGGCCGCGAGCGACCGCAAGGCGCCGCCGGACGAGGCCTGCAAGCTGATCGGCAATTTCGGCCAGGCCGAATTGAAGATGATCAAATATGTCGAGACCAACGCCGCCAAATGCGGAATTCCGCCGCAGATCGGCGACCAGCTCAAGAACGGCCACAAGAACACCGAGAAAATGCAGAAGCAGGTCTGTGCCGTCGCGCAGCAGGCGCAGACGCGCGGACCGGCCGGTCCGAGCCTGAGCGAAGTGCTCGGCTCCTCGGCGGCGCTCCCCGAAGCGCAGCCCGTCAAGAAGGGCGGCAGCACCTTCGATACGCTGAACGGCAACGTTCTCGCGCGATGATCGCGGTCCGATGAGCGACGCGACCGCCCGCGTTGCCGACGCCACCGGCAACTGGGTCGATACGCATGCGCCGTCCTGGTCGCGGCCCTATTTGCGGCTTTCCCGTTTCGACCGTCCGATCGGATCGTGGCTGTTGCTGATGCCGTGTTGGTGGTCGGCGGCGCTGGCCGCCGGCGTCGCACGTGACATTTCGCAATTGCCGCTCGTGATCGTGCTGTTCTTCATCGGCGCCTTTGTCATGCGCGGGGCGGGGTGCGCTTGGAACGACATCACCGACCGCGATCTCGACGCGCGCGTCGAGCGGACGCGGTCGCGGCCGCTTCCCGCCGGGCAGATCAGCGTGACACAGGCGTTTGCCTTCCTGGTCCTGCAGGCGCTGATCGGACTTCTGGTGCTGCTGCAGTTCAACCGTTTTGCGATCATGACCGGCATCGCCTCGCTTGTCATCGTCGCGGTCTATCCCTTCATGAAACGCATCACCTGGTGGCCGCAGGTCGTGCTGGGCCTCGCGTTCTCCTGGGGCGCGCTGATGGGGTTCGCCGTCACGCTCGGGCGGATCGATCTGACCGCGCTCGTGCTCTATGCCGGATCGATTGCCTGGGTGATCGGCTACGACACGATCTACGCCCATCAAGACACCGAGGACGACGCGCTGATCGGCATCAAGTCCACCGCACGCCTGTTCGGCGCGCGCACCCACCGAGCGCTTGCGGTGTTTTATTCGCTCGCGGTGATACTGATCGGCGCAGCGCTGGTGCTGGGCGGCGCGCGCTGGCCGGCATGGATCGGCCTGGCCGCGTTCGCCGCGCATCTCGTCTGGCAGATCAGGCGATTGGACATCAGCAATCCCGCCCTGTGCCTGCGCGTGTTCAAATCCAACCGCGATGCCGGGCTGCTGCTGTTTGCTGGGTTGCTCGCGGACGCAGTGATGCGTTTGGTCTCGTAGGGTGGGCAAAGGCGCGTTAGCGACGTGCCCACCGTCTATCATTGAGCACGCTTCGAAATGGTGGGCACGCTTCGCTTTTGCCCATCCTACGGACTGCGAACTGATTTGCGCTCTGCGCATGCGATGGACGCTGATGGCGCGCAAGACGTGCGGGCCGGAAGCGTACGGCGAAGTCGTGTGGTTCGGGCGCCGCGGTCCTGGCATTAAGTTAAGTCCCAGGAGAAGCGAAGCTTCTCGGGGGCGACGGAGGCAACAGAGCCGTTCTCCGCGCCGCGAGAAGGCGGACGCACACCTCGCCGTCATTCCGGGGCTCGCCAAGCGAGAACCCGGAATCCATCGAACGACAGAGCAAGTGGCGAAATGGATTCCGGGCCTGCGCCAAGTGGCGCATCCCGGAATGACGAACCGAAAAGGCGCATCCTCAGTGCGCAATTGCGCACCGGGGAATGACGACTCAATCCCGCGCGATGATCTCGCGCTCGTCCCGATGAACGGTCTCGGTATTGGTCAGGTTGCCGCGCCGGCGGCGCACCAGAAATTTCGGGCGGCGGGCGCGGATCGCGTTGTGGCGGCGGCGCCTGGCGGCCGGTTCGCTATGGTCATCCTCCGCCAATAGCGGCAGCGCGAAGATGTCGCTCCAGATTTGCCAGGCGGTGGCGATCTCGTCGTGGTCGGAGCTCACGCACAAGGGAATGTTCAGCGAGGGATCGCGATGGGCCAGCACCAGCATCTGCGCGTCGTCATCGAGACCACGCAGCGCGACGCCGAGAAAATCGCTGACGCGGACGTTGATCGCCATCCGCATGCCCTGGACGGCACGGTGCAGCACGACGCGTTCGCGATGAAGTTCGATTTTCCGCACGCCGCCGTCTGCGCGGGTGTCGTGCGCATGGAAGCTAAGCGGCAGAGAAAGAGGGTCGAGCCGCATGACACGGCTCGACCCGGCGGGATTGATCCCGCTTGTTGCTGTTTGATGCCTCACGGCTCTCATCTCCCCGCCGGGATTATGTTCCCGGTCGATACGCGAGACCTTAGCCGAGCGATTTCCGTTTCGCCTTAAAAAGCCTGGTTAAGGAGAGCTAACCTGCCCTGGATCTCGGAGCATGATTGACAAGACCTTGGCACGCATGATTGACGAGACCTTGCGACAATGCCGAAAATGTTTGGCATTGGGCGGCGCAAAATGCTTGAAATCCCTGTGAATCAGGCACATCTGGTGGGTCTGCCGATTTGCGCCCGAGCCCTTCAATTGTCAGGGATTTTGTTTGTGAACTCTTCACCATCCACGGCTTCGCCGCTTTCGCAGGCTCCCGCAACTTCCGACCTGTTCGACCAATCGGCGCTCTCGACGCTGGCGCAGCGGCTGGTCGAGGCCGCAAAGCGCGCGGGCGCGGACGCCGCAGATGCGGTTGCGGTGCGCGGCGTCTCGCAGGGCGTCGAAGTGCGTGAGGGCCGGGTCGAGGAATCCGAGCGTTCCGAAGGCGATGATGTCGGATTGCGCGTATTGGTCGGGCAACGTCAGGCCGTGGTCTCGACCAACGATATTTCCGGCGATGGCATCGCAAAGCTCGCCGAGCGGGCGGTCGCGATGGCCCGCGTCGCGCCTGATGACAAATATGTCGGCCTCGCCGATCCGTCGCTCTTGGCGCGCGAGTTCGCCGATCTCGACCTGCTCGACCGCGAAGTTCCCTCGATGTCCGAACTCGAACGCCGCGCCCGCGAGGCCGAAGCCGCAGGCATGGCGGTCAAGGGCGTTACCAAATCGGGCGGCGCGTCAGCCTCGAGCGGCATCGGCGGCATGGTGCTGGTCACCTCGACGGGTTTCCACGGCTCCTATTTGCGCTCCAGCCAGGGAATCTCGATGACCGCGATCTCCGGTGAGGGCACCGGCATGGAGCGCGACTACGATTTCACCTCGGCCCCCCACGCGTCCGATCTCGCTTCGCCCGAGAGCGTCGGCCGCAAGGCAGGCGAGCGGACCGTGGCGCGGTCCAATCCGCGCAAGGTCGAGACCTGCAAGGTGCCGGTCGTGTACGATCCCCGGGTGTCGGCATCGCTGGTCGGCCATCTCGTCGGCGCCATCAACGGCGCCTCGATCGCGCGCAAGACCAGCTTTTTGAAAGACCGGATGGGCGAGCAACTGTTTGCGAAGAACATCCGCATCATCGACGATCCCTTGCGGGTGCGCGGCCTGCGGTCGCAGACCTTCGACGCCGAGGGCGTCCAGGTAAAGAAGATCGCGCTCATCGACGAGGGGGTGCTGACCACGTGGCTGCTCGATTGCGCGACCGCGCGCGAACTCGGGCTGGTCACCACAGGGCATGCCCATCGCGGCGTCTCGTCGTCGCCGTCGCCGGGATCGTATAATCTGCATCTCGAACCCGGCGAGATGACGCCAAAGGAGCTGATCTCCGACATCAAGCAGGGTTTTTACGTCACCGACCTGATCGGCTCCGGCGTCAACGGCGTGACCGGCGATTACAGCCGCGGCGCCTCCGGCTTCTGGATCGAGAACGGCGAGATTACCTATCCGGTCAGCGAGGTGACGATCGCGGGCCATCTGCTGGCGATGTTCAAATCGCTGGTTCCGGCCAACGACCTGGAATTCCGCTACGGCGTCAACGCGCCGACGCTGCGCATCGAGGGCCTGACGCTTGGCGGACGCTGACACCGCCGACCGGATCTGGGCGCGCGATGCGGCGCTGTTGCGGGACACCGTGCGCGAAGCCGGCGCGCTGGCGTTGTCGCTGTTCCGCACCGAGCTGAAGAACTGGACCAAAGGCGCCTCGTCGCCGGTCTCCGAGGCCGACATCGCCGTCAACGACCTCGTCGAGCGGCGGCTGCGCGCGGCGACGCCGGATTATGGCTGGCTGTCGGAAGAAAGCGTCGACGATGACCGCCGTCTCGGCAAGGAGCTGGTCTGGATCGTCGACCCGATCGACGGCACCCGTGGCTATCTCGCCGGCCGTGAAGACTGGTGCGTCTGCGTGGCGCTGGTTAGGGGCTCGTCGCCGGTGCTGGGGGCGGTGTTCGCTCCCGCCAGCGACGAATTCTTCTTCGCGATACGCGGCCAAGGCACCACGCGCAACGGGAGGCCGGTGCGTGCAACCGCGGGAACGGAGCTCGATTTTTCCCGCATGGCCGGCCCGAAGCCACTGGTACAGCGGCTGACCTCGTCGCCGGATGAAATCACGCTGCATCCGCGGATCGGATCGCTGGCACTGCGGCTGTGCCGGGTCGCCGACGGCAGCCTCGATGCCGCTTTTGCAGGCGGTCAGAGCCGCGACTGGGATCTTGCCGCGGCGAATTTGATCGTGCAGGAAGCGAATGGTAGAATGACCGCGCTCTCGGGGGATGCGATTGAGTACAATCGCCGGGAAGTGGTGCACGGGGTGCTGGTGGCGGCGGGATACGATCGACATGCGCGCATTGTCGAGCATTTCCGAAATCGTCCGCTGCCCTGAATCGGTCGAAATCCGTGCCACAAATCATCCCGTCCACGCCGCGATAACAGCTATCGCTCTTGCTTGCCGGGCATCTCGTTAGGAAAGACATCATGCCAGATAGCGCCCAGCCGCAATTGCTTCATCTCGTCATCGGCGGCGAGCTGACCGATCTTGAACACACCACTTTCAAGGACCTCGACCAGGTCGACATCGTCGGCGTGTATCCCAATTACGCATCCGCTCACGCGGCCTGGAAGGCGAAGGCGCAGCAGACCGTGGACAACGCCCACATGCGCTATTTCGTGGTTCACCTCCACCGGCTGCTCGATCCAGGTCAAGACACGAAGTCCTCCAGTTAAGAAGTCCTGCAGTTGAAACGATTCCTTCGCGATTTGCTGCGCAGTAGCTGGATTCAGCGCGCGCTGGGGGTGCTTGCGGCCGAATATCTGCGGCTGGTCTGGCTGACCAACCGCTTCAGCTACGATCCGGCCGACGTCTATGACATCGTCGAGCCGGAGATGCCGGCGATCTTCGCGTTCTGGCATGGCCAGCATTTGATGACGCCGTTCATCAAGACCAAGGAGAGCTACCGCGCCAAGGTCCTGATTTCGCGGCATCGCGACGGCGAGTTCAACGCCATCGCCGCCGAGCGGCTCGGCATCGGAACCATCAGGGGTTCCGGCGATCATGGTGGGGCGTTTCACCGCAAGGGCGGCGTCGGCGCGTTCCGGGAAATGCTGCAGGCGCTCGAAGAAAAGTGGAACGTCGCTACCACCGCCGACGTGCCAAAACGGGCGCGGGTCGTGGGGCTGGGCATTATCATGCTGGCGCGGGAGTCCGGACGGCCGATCATGCCCTTTGCGATGGCGACCTCCAGGTTCATTCGGTTGAAGAACTGGGACTCTACCACAATCAATTTGCCATTCGGGCGCGGCGCCGTGGTAGGCATTGAACATGTATACGTGCCGCCGGATGCCGATGCCGAGACTATGGAAAAGTTGCGTCTTCAGGTAGAATCCTATCTGAACGAAGCGACCCGTCGTGCCTACAAGGCGGTCGGGCGTCCGGAGGCCGCTCTTGGCTAATTCGCTGCCGATGACGCTGCGCGTCTACCGGAAACTGTCGTCCGTGATGGTGCCGCTGTCGCCAGCGTTGATCAGCCGGCGGTTGAAGCTCGGCAAGGAAGACCCCGAGCGGGTCGGCGAGCGCCGCGGCCTGAGCGCCGATATCCGCCCCACCGGGCCGCTGGTGTGGATTCACGGTGCCAGCGTCGGCGAGGTGCTGGCGGCGGCGGCGCTGATCGAGCGGCTGCGCGCGCTCAATCTGCGCATCCTCCTGACCTCGGGCACGGTGACCTCGGCGGCGATCGTCGCCAAGCGGTTCCCCGCTGACGTCATCCACCAATATGTGCCCTATGATTCGCCGCGCTACGTCGCGCGGTTCCTCGATCACTGGCGGCCGTCGCTGGCGCTGTTCATCGAATCGGACCTGTGGCCGAACCTGATCCTGTCGAGCGCCGCACGGCGGCTGCCGATGGTGCTGATCAACGGACGGATGTCGCACCGCTCGTTTCCGCGCTGGCGCCGGGTTGCAGGGACCATTTCGGCGCTGCTCGGCAAGTTCGACGTCTGCCTGGCGCAGTCGCAGACCGATGCGGATCGCTTTGCGACGCTGGGCAGCCGCAATGTCATGGTCACGGGAAACCTCAAGCTCGACGTTCCTGCCCCGCCGGCCGATGCCAACAAGCTGGATATGCTGATGGCGATGACGCGCGGCCGTCCGGTGGTGGTCGCCGCCTCCACGCATCCCGGCGAAGAGGAAATCCTGACGGAAACCCACCGGACGCTCGCCGGCTATTTTCCAAAGCTGTTGACCGTGATCGTGCCGCGGCATCCCGATCGCGGCGAGGCCATCGCGCGGATGATCGCAGCTTCCGGCCTCAATCCGACCTTGCGCTCGCATGAGGACCTGCCCACCGCCACGACCGACATCTATGTCGCCGACACCATGGGCGAACTGGGCTTGTTCTACCGGCTGGCGCCGATCGTGTTCATGGGTGGATCGCTGGTCGAGCATGGCGGGCAGAACCCGATCGAGGCGATCAAGCTCGGTGCGTCGGTGGTCCACGGCCCCCACGTCTTCAATTTCACCGACGTCTACGAAGCCCTCGATTCCGCCGGCGGCGCGCGGCGGGCCGATACGCAGGAAAT is from Bradyrhizobium sp. AZCC 2176 and encodes:
- a CDS encoding DUF4170 domain-containing protein, which translates into the protein MPDSAQPQLLHLVIGGELTDLEHTTFKDLDQVDIVGVYPNYASAHAAWKAKAQQTVDNAHMRYFVVHLHRLLDPGQDTKSSS
- a CDS encoding 3'(2'),5'-bisphosphate nucleotidase CysQ, producing MADADTADRIWARDAALLRDTVREAGALALSLFRTELKNWTKGASSPVSEADIAVNDLVERRLRAATPDYGWLSEESVDDDRRLGKELVWIVDPIDGTRGYLAGREDWCVCVALVRGSSPVLGAVFAPASDEFFFAIRGQGTTRNGRPVRATAGTELDFSRMAGPKPLVQRLTSSPDEITLHPRIGSLALRLCRVADGSLDAAFAGGQSRDWDLAAANLIVQEANGRMTALSGDAIEYNRREVVHGVLVAAGYDRHARIVEHFRNRPLP
- a CDS encoding lysophospholipid acyltransferase family protein; this translates as MKRFLRDLLRSSWIQRALGVLAAEYLRLVWLTNRFSYDPADVYDIVEPEMPAIFAFWHGQHLMTPFIKTKESYRAKVLISRHRDGEFNAIAAERLGIGTIRGSGDHGGAFHRKGGVGAFREMLQALEEKWNVATTADVPKRARVVGLGIIMLARESGRPIMPFAMATSRFIRLKNWDSTTINLPFGRGAVVGIEHVYVPPDADAETMEKLRLQVESYLNEATRRAYKAVGRPEAALG
- a CDS encoding DUF6101 family protein, which codes for MRHQTATSGINPAGSSRVMRLDPLSLPLSFHAHDTRADGGVRKIELHRERVVLHRAVQGMRMAINVRVSDFLGVALRGLDDDAQMLVLAHRDPSLNIPLCVSSDHDEIATAWQIWSDIFALPLLAEDDHSEPAARRRRHNAIRARRPKFLVRRRRGNLTNTETVHRDEREIIARD
- the ubiA gene encoding 4-hydroxybenzoate octaprenyltransferase gives rise to the protein MSDATARVADATGNWVDTHAPSWSRPYLRLSRFDRPIGSWLLLMPCWWSAALAAGVARDISQLPLVIVLFFIGAFVMRGAGCAWNDITDRDLDARVERTRSRPLPAGQISVTQAFAFLVLQALIGLLVLLQFNRFAIMTGIASLVIVAVYPFMKRITWWPQVVLGLAFSWGALMGFAVTLGRIDLTALVLYAGSIAWVIGYDTIYAHQDTEDDALIGIKSTARLFGARTHRALAVFYSLAVILIGAALVLGGARWPAWIGLAAFAAHLVWQIRRLDISNPALCLRVFKSNRDAGLLLFAGLLADAVMRLVS
- a CDS encoding TldD/PmbA family protein, which codes for MNSSPSTASPLSQAPATSDLFDQSALSTLAQRLVEAAKRAGADAADAVAVRGVSQGVEVREGRVEESERSEGDDVGLRVLVGQRQAVVSTNDISGDGIAKLAERAVAMARVAPDDKYVGLADPSLLAREFADLDLLDREVPSMSELERRAREAEAAGMAVKGVTKSGGASASSGIGGMVLVTSTGFHGSYLRSSQGISMTAISGEGTGMERDYDFTSAPHASDLASPESVGRKAGERTVARSNPRKVETCKVPVVYDPRVSASLVGHLVGAINGASIARKTSFLKDRMGEQLFAKNIRIIDDPLRVRGLRSQTFDAEGVQVKKIALIDEGVLTTWLLDCATARELGLVTTGHAHRGVSSSPSPGSYNLHLEPGEMTPKELISDIKQGFYVTDLIGSGVNGVTGDYSRGASGFWIENGEITYPVSEVTIAGHLLAMFKSLVPANDLEFRYGVNAPTLRIEGLTLGGR
- a CDS encoding 3-deoxy-D-manno-octulosonic acid transferase, producing MANSLPMTLRVYRKLSSVMVPLSPALISRRLKLGKEDPERVGERRGLSADIRPTGPLVWIHGASVGEVLAAAALIERLRALNLRILLTSGTVTSAAIVAKRFPADVIHQYVPYDSPRYVARFLDHWRPSLALFIESDLWPNLILSSAARRLPMVLINGRMSHRSFPRWRRVAGTISALLGKFDVCLAQSQTDADRFATLGSRNVMVTGNLKLDVPAPPADANKLDMLMAMTRGRPVVVAASTHPGEEEILTETHRTLAGYFPKLLTVIVPRHPDRGEAIARMIAASGLNPTLRSHEDLPTATTDIYVADTMGELGLFYRLAPIVFMGGSLVEHGGQNPIEAIKLGASVVHGPHVFNFTDVYEALDSAGGARRADTQEMLVKQFGQMLADPKAREAVLTASERVVGQLGGALERTLSALEPYLLQLRIEMGAANA